The Saccharomyces mikatae IFO 1815 strain IFO1815 genome assembly, chromosome: 13 genome has a segment encoding these proteins:
- the SSO2 gene encoding syntaxin (similar to Saccharomyces cerevisiae SSO2 (YMR183C) and SSO1 (YPL232W); ancestral locus Anc_6.258) gives MSNANPYGNNNPYAENYEMQEDLNNVPTGHSDGSDDFVAFMNKINSINANLSRYESIINSIDAQHKDLLTQVSEEQEMELRRSLDDYISQATDLQYQLKADIKDAQRDGLHDPNKQAQAENCRQKFLKLIQDYRIIDSNYKEESKEQAKRQYTIIQPEATDEEVEAAINDVNGQQIFSQALLNANRRGEAKTALAEVQARHQELLKLEKTMAELTQLFNDMEELVIEQQENVDVIDKNVEDAQQDVEQGVGHTNKAVKSARKARRNKIRCLIICFIIFAIVVVVVVVPSVVETRK, from the coding sequence ATGAGTAACGCCAATCCTTATGGGAACAACAATCCGTATGCTGAAAACTATGAAATGCAAGAGGATTTAAACAATGTCCCCACCGGTCACTCAGATGGCAGCGACGATTTTGTTGCCTTTATGAACAAGATCAATTCGATTAATGCCAACTTGTCCCGGTACGAAAGCATCATTAATAGCATTGATGCGCAGCACAAGGACCTGCTGACTCAAGTGAGCGAAGAACAAGAGATGGAGTTAAGACGTTCTTTGGACGATTATATTTCTCAGGCCACAGATTTGCAGTACCAATTAAAAGCGGATATCAAAGATGCACAAAGGGATGGACTGCACGACCCTAATAAACAGGCTCAAGCAGAAAATTGTAGACAgaagttcttgaaattaATTCAAGACTACAGGATTATCGATTCAAATTACAAGGAGGAAAGCAAGGAGCAAGCGAAGAGACAGTACACAATTATTCAGCCGGAAGCTACCGACGAAGAAGTGGAAGCTGCTATCAATGATGTCAACGGTCagcaaattttttctcaagCACTGTTAAACGCCAATAGACGTGGTGAAGCCAAGACAGCATTAGCCGAAGTACAGGCGAGACATCAAGAATTATTGAAGTTGGAGAAAACAATGGCAGAATTGACCCAGCTGTTCAACGATATGGAGGAGCTGGTTATtgaacaacaagaaaacgTGGATGTCATTGACAAAAACGTAGAAGACGCTCAGCAGGACGTAGAGCAGGGTGTAGGCCATACAAACAAAGCCGTCAAGAGCGCCAGAAAAGccagaagaaacaaaataagaTGCTTGATCATCTGCTTTATTATCTTTGCTATTgtggttgttgttgttgttgttccaTCCGTTGTGGAAACCAGAAAATAA